The proteins below come from a single Magallana gigas chromosome 10, xbMagGiga1.1, whole genome shotgun sequence genomic window:
- the LOC105347497 gene encoding uncharacterized protein isoform X2, with protein sequence MKSFCELSCTLLFLCGCMFMSVECQKKNKAPRWKPKSRPYNGDTIIAKSSGSNIKLACPAYGYPKPTTTWYKEDVLFDASQRPKTKARYSSLILNDVQEADKGKYKCVVQNTEGSINFTFIVDVIRTSWPLVIQEPKNATVMEGEKVELECRALNDPDATTQWIKRNSDSGSTSGAAPNENSLQNNGPKLVIESARVEDTGKYICMVGNYIGIKSVDVWVTVKQTTTTSTTTTTTKPPTTTTASTTTTTPAPTTTTTTTTVATTSTPQPTTTTSMEVIYIGPMVPDTTDDEDVYEGSGNDVEKKKKDKKKRKKKKNRKKKKNRKNKKKKERQQERERKQQQREKKRQEELDRMNKETVHKGNGDFQDVNYPHIIHPNSQDHFETFENIVPNLYTTPPTEDDNEFFPNGNINGDLGDSDNTFINDRLPTNNDPFSEFPEGQQQEEEGMSAWTIYIIVGLVAGGVLLVGLVAIVVALCCNRIEDRNGYKHTSV encoded by the exons ATGAAGTCGTTCTGTGAACTTTCATGTACTCTGTTATTTCTGTGTGGGTGTATGTTTATGTCTGTGGAAtgtcaaaagaaaaacaaag CACCCCGCTGGAAGCCGAAATCCAGGCCGTACAATGGAGACACCATTATCGCAAAATCCTCGGGGAGCAACATAAAGCTAGCCTGCCCTGCCTATGGCTACCCTAAACCGACCACTACATGGTACAAGGAAGATGTGCTGTTTGATGCAAGTCAAAGACCAAAG ACGAAAGCTCGTTATAGTTCCTTGATCCTTAACGATGTTCAGGAGGCGGACAAAGGAAAGTACAAGTGCGTCGTCCAAAACACCGAAGGCAGCATCAACTTCACGTTCATCGTCGATGTTATAC GGACATCTTGGCCACTGGTGATACAGGAACCAAAGAACGCCACGGTAATGGAGGGTGAGAAGGTGGAGCTCGAATGCCGCGCCCTGAACGACCCAGACGCCACCACCCAGTGGATCAAAAGAAACAGTGACTCGGGCTCAACGAGCGGTGCCGCACCCAACGAAAAT AGTCTTCAAAATAATGGTCCAAAACTAGTGATCGAGAGTGCTAGAGTGGAAGACACAGGCAAATACATATGTATGGTGGGTAACTACATTGGAATAAAGTCGGTGGATGTCTGGGTGACGGTTAAACAGACTACCACTACATCAACTACCACCACCACCACAAAACCACCGACTACCACCACCGCTTCTACCACTACCACCACTCCAGCTCCTACCACTACCACAACCACTACCACTGTGGCTACCACCAGTACACCGCAGCCAACCACTACCACCAGTATGGAGGTGATCTACATCGGTCCTATGGTACCGGATACAACAGATGACGAGGATGTGTACGAAG GAAGTGGAAATGATGTggaaaagaagaagaaagacaagaaaaagagaaagaagaagaagaacaggaagaagaagaaaaacaggaagaataagaagaagaaggaGCGACAgcaggagagagagaggaagCAACAGCAGAGGGAGAAGAAGAGACAGGAGGAGCTGGACCGGATGAATAAGGAGACCGTTCACAAAGGCAATGGTGACTTCCAAGACGTGAATTACCCCCACATCATTCATCCCAACAGTCAGG atcattttgaaacatttgaaaACATTGTCCCCAACCTTTATACAACACCACCTACTGAAGATGACAACGAATTCTTCCCGAACGGAAACATCAATGGTGATCTGGGCGATTCGGATAATACGTTTATCAATGATCGGCTTCCCACCAATAACGATCCGTTCAGCGAATTTCCGGAAGGGCAGCAGCAAGAGGAAGAGGGCATGAGTGCATGGACAATTTACATCATCGTCGGTCTTGTGGCAGGCGGTGTGCTCCTCGTGGGGCTTGTGGCGATAGTGGTAGCGCTTTGTTGTAATCGCATCGAAGATCGCAACGGATACAAACATACCTCAGTGTAA
- the LOC105347497 gene encoding uncharacterized protein isoform X1, whose amino-acid sequence MKSFCELSCTLLFLCGCMFMSVECQKKNKAPRWKPKSRPYNGDTIIAKSSGSNIKLACPAYGYPKPTTTWYKEDVLFDASQRPKTKARYSSLILNDVQEADKGKYKCVVQNTEGSINFTFIVDVIRTSWPLVIQEPKNATVMEGEKVELECRALNDPDATTQWIKRNSDSGSTSGAAPNENSLQNNGPKLVIESARVEDTGKYICMVGNYIGIKSVDVWVTVKQTTTTSTTTTTTKPPTTTTASTTTTTPAPTTTTTTTTVATTSTPQPTTTTSMEVIYIGPMVPDTTDDEDVYEGGSGNDVEKKKKDKKKRKKKKNRKKKKNRKNKKKKERQQERERKQQQREKKRQEELDRMNKETVHKGNGDFQDVNYPHIIHPNSQDHFETFENIVPNLYTTPPTEDDNEFFPNGNINGDLGDSDNTFINDRLPTNNDPFSEFPEGQQQEEEGMSAWTIYIIVGLVAGGVLLVGLVAIVVALCCNRIEDRNGYKHTSV is encoded by the exons ATGAAGTCGTTCTGTGAACTTTCATGTACTCTGTTATTTCTGTGTGGGTGTATGTTTATGTCTGTGGAAtgtcaaaagaaaaacaaag CACCCCGCTGGAAGCCGAAATCCAGGCCGTACAATGGAGACACCATTATCGCAAAATCCTCGGGGAGCAACATAAAGCTAGCCTGCCCTGCCTATGGCTACCCTAAACCGACCACTACATGGTACAAGGAAGATGTGCTGTTTGATGCAAGTCAAAGACCAAAG ACGAAAGCTCGTTATAGTTCCTTGATCCTTAACGATGTTCAGGAGGCGGACAAAGGAAAGTACAAGTGCGTCGTCCAAAACACCGAAGGCAGCATCAACTTCACGTTCATCGTCGATGTTATAC GGACATCTTGGCCACTGGTGATACAGGAACCAAAGAACGCCACGGTAATGGAGGGTGAGAAGGTGGAGCTCGAATGCCGCGCCCTGAACGACCCAGACGCCACCACCCAGTGGATCAAAAGAAACAGTGACTCGGGCTCAACGAGCGGTGCCGCACCCAACGAAAAT AGTCTTCAAAATAATGGTCCAAAACTAGTGATCGAGAGTGCTAGAGTGGAAGACACAGGCAAATACATATGTATGGTGGGTAACTACATTGGAATAAAGTCGGTGGATGTCTGGGTGACGGTTAAACAGACTACCACTACATCAACTACCACCACCACCACAAAACCACCGACTACCACCACCGCTTCTACCACTACCACCACTCCAGCTCCTACCACTACCACAACCACTACCACTGTGGCTACCACCAGTACACCGCAGCCAACCACTACCACCAGTATGGAGGTGATCTACATCGGTCCTATGGTACCGGATACAACAGATGACGAGGATGTGTACGAAG GAGGAAGTGGAAATGATGTggaaaagaagaagaaagacaagaaaaagagaaagaagaagaagaacaggaagaagaagaaaaacaggaagaataagaagaagaaggaGCGACAgcaggagagagagaggaagCAACAGCAGAGGGAGAAGAAGAGACAGGAGGAGCTGGACCGGATGAATAAGGAGACCGTTCACAAAGGCAATGGTGACTTCCAAGACGTGAATTACCCCCACATCATTCATCCCAACAGTCAGG atcattttgaaacatttgaaaACATTGTCCCCAACCTTTATACAACACCACCTACTGAAGATGACAACGAATTCTTCCCGAACGGAAACATCAATGGTGATCTGGGCGATTCGGATAATACGTTTATCAATGATCGGCTTCCCACCAATAACGATCCGTTCAGCGAATTTCCGGAAGGGCAGCAGCAAGAGGAAGAGGGCATGAGTGCATGGACAATTTACATCATCGTCGGTCTTGTGGCAGGCGGTGTGCTCCTCGTGGGGCTTGTGGCGATAGTGGTAGCGCTTTGTTGTAATCGCATCGAAGATCGCAACGGATACAAACATACCTCAGTGTAA
- the LOC105347500 gene encoding inositol polyphosphate 1-phosphatase produces the protein MKVPARSLLQALVNASEKGAKIARVIRAESALLELLVQEKAGDQKNRRFVQDFKTLADVLVQETVRHDLSAQFPGIGASIYGEESNKFTNVLGESISVQVLQDQEATAQLLCSVLDDNMAAARLLAKVAHEEVLVDAGPELDDVDVDLDLEDLGVWIDPIDSTAQYIDGLCGIINDKGLVSCGLQCVVVLLGVYSKSAGLPQLGVCNRPFAQSTGEKWKGDLMWGVAIGETKVFSLPSAKTTNNKQNLVVLMSQSEKPDVQKKFRASCSVQHAAGAGYKLLCVNQGIADAYVLSKSSTYMWDCCAPHAILLAQNGGVISYKSLCDFNGDLSSCSELSLNQQITYHHDNQPGSGSQRWCNRDGIVAYCSLEALQAIIKANRDN, from the exons ATGAAGGTTCCAGCACGGAGTTTACTTCAGGCGCTGGTGAACGCCTCCGAGAAAGGTGCCAAAATTGCCAGGGTCATCCGAGCAGAGTCCGCGTTACTTGAATTGCTGGTTCAGGAGAAAGCTGGGGACCAGAAAAATCGCCGATTTGTTCAGGATTTTAAGACCTTGGCCGATGTTTTGGTGCAGGAAACCGTTAGACACGATCTTAGTGCCCAG TTTCCGGGCATTGGCGCTAGTATTTATGGAGAAGAGAGCAACAAATTCACCAATGTTCTAGGCGAGTCAATTTCTGTGCAGGTACTTCAAGACCAAGAAGCGACAGCCCAGCTCTTAT GTTCTGTGCTAGATGACAACATGGCTGCTGCCAGGTTGCTGGCCAAGGTTGCTCACGAGGAGGTGCTGGTAGACGCAGGTCCGGAACTGGATGATGTGGATGTAGACCTGGATCTGGAGGATCTCGGAGTCTGGATTGATCCGATTG aTTCCACGGCCCAGTACATCGATGGTCTGTGTGGTATAATCAATGACAAAGGCCTGGTGTCGTGCGGTCTGCAGTGTGTGGTGGTACTCCTGGGCGTCTACAGTAAATCCGCGGGGCTACCCCAGCTAGGGGTCTGTAACCGACCGTTTGCACAGAGCACGGGAGAGAA ATGGAAAGGGGATCTGATGTGGGGTGTAGCAATAGGAGAGACAAAAGTTTTCTCCCTTCCATCTGCAAAAACCACCAACAACAAGCAAAACCTAGTAGTGCTGATGAGTCAGAGCGAAAAACCAGACGTCCAGAAAAAATTCAGAGCCTCGTGTTCTGTCCAACATGCGGCGGGTGCAGGATACAAGCTTCTCTGCGTCAATCAGGGTATCGCGGATGCTTATGTTCTGTCCAAGAGTAGCACCTATATGTGGGATTGCTGTGCCCCCCATGCGATTCTTCTGGCACAAAATGGAGGAGTCATTAGTTACAAGAGTTTATGTGACTTCAATGGTGACCTTTCATCTTGTTCAGAGTTAAGCTTGAACCAGCAGATTACTTATCACCATGACAACCAACCTGGTTCTGGTTCCCAAAGATGGTGCAACCGAGATGGCATTGTTGCATATTGCTCTTTGGAGGCATTACAAGCAATAATAAAAGCAAACAGAGATAATTGA